The uncultured Desulfuromonas sp. genome has a segment encoding these proteins:
- a CDS encoding P-II family nitrogen regulator, translating to MKKIECIIKPFKLDDVKNAITELGIAGMTVSEVRGFGRQKGHSELYRGAEYQIDFIPKVKIELVVSDDQVSDLVASIQKAACTGRIGDGKIFVLPVEESVRIRTGETADDSL from the coding sequence ATGAAGAAAATTGAATGCATTATTAAGCCATTCAAGCTCGATGACGTAAAAAACGCGATTACCGAACTCGGGATTGCCGGGATGACGGTAAGTGAAGTACGAGGCTTTGGCCGTCAGAAAGGGCACAGTGAACTTTACCGTGGTGCGGAATATCAAATTGATTTTATTCCCAAGGTAAAGATCGAGCTGGTGGTTTCTGACGATCAGGTGTCCGATCTGGTCGCATCCATCCAAAAAGCAGCCTGCACGGGTCGTATCGGCGATGGCAAGATCTTTGTATTGCCCGTTGAAGAATCCGTCCGGATTCGTACCGGTGAGACCGCTGACGATTCACTGTAA
- a CDS encoding ammonium transporter, which translates to MKKLKLLTLVALLVALPSLALAEEETVSEMTYILNTFSFLISGVLVMWMAAGFAMLEAGLVRSKNVATICLKNIALFGVAGILFYLVGYNLMYMNVDGGFMGSFALWSADDAAALAGDYSAGYSAGSDWFFQMVFCGAACSVVSGCVAERIKLWSFLLFCVVLTGIIYPIQGSWGWGGGWLSAMGFSDYAGSTLVHSCGGWAALTGAIILGARKGKYSSDGRVNPIPGSNIPLATIGTFILWMGWFGFNGGSALALGVAGSAIEQGAVYINTNLAACGGMIAAMIAVQIMYKKTDVTMALNGALAGLVSITAGPAAPSPGAAILIGAVGGVLVVLAVPFFDKLKIDDVVGALSVHLVCGIWGTLAVPFCDDGTSFVTQLIGVVSIGAFVIVTSSIVWLAIKFTIGVRCDEEDEYRGLDIAEIGVEAYPDFQAVTNKR; encoded by the coding sequence ATGAAGAAGTTGAAATTACTTACTCTGGTGGCCCTGCTTGTTGCGCTCCCCTCGCTGGCCCTGGCTGAAGAAGAAACCGTTTCGGAAATGACCTATATCCTCAACACCTTTTCCTTCCTGATCAGTGGTGTACTGGTTATGTGGATGGCTGCCGGTTTTGCTATGCTTGAAGCTGGCTTGGTTCGTTCCAAAAACGTTGCAACAATCTGCCTGAAAAATATTGCCCTGTTCGGCGTTGCCGGCATTCTGTTCTATCTGGTTGGTTACAACCTGATGTACATGAATGTCGACGGTGGCTTCATGGGGTCTTTCGCTCTTTGGAGCGCCGATGATGCCGCGGCTCTGGCTGGTGATTACTCCGCTGGTTACTCTGCCGGTTCCGACTGGTTTTTCCAGATGGTATTCTGCGGCGCTGCCTGCTCGGTTGTTTCCGGTTGTGTTGCTGAGCGGATCAAACTGTGGTCTTTCCTGCTGTTCTGCGTCGTGCTGACCGGTATTATCTACCCGATCCAGGGCTCCTGGGGATGGGGCGGCGGCTGGTTGTCTGCCATGGGTTTCTCCGATTACGCCGGTTCTACCCTGGTTCACTCCTGCGGTGGTTGGGCTGCACTCACTGGTGCCATTATCCTCGGTGCCCGTAAAGGCAAGTACAGCAGCGATGGTCGTGTCAACCCGATCCCGGGTTCCAACATTCCTCTGGCCACTATCGGTACCTTCATCCTGTGGATGGGTTGGTTCGGCTTCAACGGCGGTAGTGCTCTGGCTCTGGGTGTTGCCGGTTCCGCCATCGAGCAAGGTGCTGTTTATATCAACACCAACCTGGCTGCCTGCGGCGGTATGATCGCTGCAATGATCGCTGTTCAAATCATGTACAAAAAGACGGACGTTACCATGGCTCTGAACGGTGCTCTGGCCGGCCTGGTCAGCATTACGGCCGGTCCTGCAGCTCCCAGCCCGGGTGCTGCGATTCTGATCGGTGCTGTCGGTGGTGTTCTGGTTGTTCTGGCTGTTCCTTTCTTCGATAAACTCAAAATTGATGATGTTGTTGGTGCCCTGTCTGTCCACTTGGTGTGCGGTATCTGGGGAACCCTGGCTGTACCTTTCTGCGATGATGGCACCAGCTTTGTCACTCAGCTGATCGGTGTTGTCTCCATCGGTGCCTTTGTGATCGTGACCAGCTCCATCGTTTGGTTGGCCATTAAGTTCACCATCGGCGTTCGCTGTGATGAAGAAGATGAATATCGCGGTCTGGATATTGCTGAAATCGGTGTTGAAGCGTATCCCGATTTCCAGGCGGTAACCAATAAGCGTTAA
- a CDS encoding TorF family putative porin gives MQKFNVALVGLIMLLVGLCSTASALDVAGDAYVGIYDKYLWRGFDLSGSMPVAQGGVDVSAGSFTFGYWTNLQLSTDEGEGFTSGEATETDIVIDYSRDLNDMVSISVGNIFYQLEGMDDTNELYLTVALNTILSPALTVYYDWDKADEDGLFYTLSVGHDIALTEALSLSLGGLVSYNQSCDYSVGDYDDFHNYELSAAVDYAVTEYISVGASFMFSDSISDDADDAIDDEMVSGVGVTLAF, from the coding sequence ATGCAAAAATTTAATGTAGCTCTGGTGGGACTGATCATGCTTCTGGTGGGCCTGTGCTCAACCGCATCGGCTCTGGACGTTGCCGGCGACGCTTATGTTGGCATCTACGACAAATACCTGTGGCGTGGTTTTGACCTCAGCGGCAGCATGCCTGTTGCTCAAGGTGGTGTTGATGTTTCTGCCGGCAGCTTCACTTTCGGTTATTGGACCAACCTCCAGCTGTCCACGGATGAGGGTGAGGGTTTCACTTCCGGCGAGGCAACTGAAACGGATATCGTTATCGATTACAGCCGTGATCTCAATGACATGGTTTCCATCAGCGTTGGTAACATCTTTTACCAGCTCGAAGGCATGGACGATACCAACGAGCTGTACCTGACCGTTGCTCTGAACACCATTCTCAGCCCGGCGTTGACGGTCTACTACGATTGGGACAAAGCTGATGAAGATGGTCTGTTCTATACGTTGTCTGTCGGTCATGACATTGCTTTGACGGAAGCTCTTAGTCTGAGCCTTGGCGGCTTGGTCAGTTACAACCAGTCTTGTGACTACTCTGTTGGTGATTACGATGATTTCCATAACTATGAGCTGAGCGCTGCCGTTGACTATGCGGTTACTGAGTACATCAGTGTTGGTGCTTCCTTCATGTTCTCTGATAGCATCAGCGATGATGCAGATGACGCGATTGATGATGAAATGGTTTCCGGTGTTGGTGTCACTCTGGCATTCTAA
- the draG gene encoding ADP-ribosyl-[dinitrogen reductase] hydrolase, with amino-acid sequence MSLTTQHIERAQAAFLGLAIGDALGATTEFMTPNEIKAKHGTHRSLCGGGWLNLKPGHVTDDTEMSMAIANAILEQGVWSQKEIADAFVAWMKSKPIDIGSTVRKGIRTYMTKGTLGMPRNDWDAGNGAAMRMAPVAVYTLGDEELYKRYTLEQAHLTHNHPLSDAGTLCVGEMVQAAILGADRFQLHECTRRLTEQHPNFKFQNYRGNASGYIVDTLQTVFHYLFTTASFEECLVGIVNQGGDADTTGAIAGMIAGAFYGLDAIPRQWKNKLNKQVRHEVTAAGERLIRLSPLATRPQ; translated from the coding sequence GTGTCACTCACGACACAACATATTGAACGGGCACAGGCGGCATTTCTTGGTTTGGCCATCGGCGATGCGCTGGGGGCAACGACGGAATTCATGACCCCCAACGAAATTAAAGCCAAGCATGGCACCCACCGTTCATTGTGCGGGGGGGGATGGTTGAATCTCAAGCCCGGCCACGTCACCGATGATACGGAAATGTCCATGGCGATTGCCAATGCTATTCTGGAGCAAGGAGTCTGGAGTCAGAAAGAGATCGCCGATGCGTTTGTTGCCTGGATGAAAAGCAAGCCCATTGATATTGGATCGACGGTACGTAAAGGCATTCGTACCTATATGACCAAGGGAACCTTGGGCATGCCCCGTAATGACTGGGATGCAGGCAATGGTGCCGCCATGCGGATGGCTCCGGTTGCCGTCTATACTCTTGGTGATGAAGAACTGTATAAACGCTATACACTGGAACAGGCACATTTGACCCACAACCATCCTTTATCGGATGCAGGAACATTGTGCGTGGGGGAAATGGTTCAGGCGGCAATACTTGGTGCGGATCGCTTTCAACTGCATGAATGCACCCGCCGCCTGACGGAGCAACACCCGAACTTCAAGTTTCAGAACTATCGCGGCAATGCCTCCGGCTATATTGTTGATACATTACAAACGGTCTTTCACTATCTGTTCACGACGGCGAGTTTTGAAGAATGTCTGGTCGGAATTGTCAATCAGGGTGGTGATGCGGATACCACGGGTGCGATTGCCGGCATGATCGCCGGTGCTTTTTATGGGTTGGATGCCATTCCGCGCCAGTGGAAAAATAAATTGAATAAGCAGGTGCGTCATGAAGTGACTGCTGCGGGGGAGAGGTTGATTCGTTTATCACCTCTGGCCACCCGGCCGCAGTGA
- a CDS encoding ADP-ribose-binding protein encodes MIEVCTDMWSYLGKAVIAITTGGAVSRSGRCAMPRGCAAQARERFPGLDQQLGALIQVHGNHVHCLEHGLVSFPVERTPYEVPSLALIEQSCSELVTLADKKGWTQIVVPRPGCGGGGLSWNDVGPIVERYFDDRFTIISL; translated from the coding sequence ATGATCGAAGTCTGCACCGATATGTGGTCATATCTCGGCAAAGCCGTGATCGCCATTACCACCGGTGGCGCTGTCAGCCGCAGTGGCCGTTGCGCCATGCCGCGCGGCTGTGCTGCCCAGGCGCGTGAACGTTTTCCCGGTCTGGACCAACAACTCGGGGCGCTGATTCAAGTCCATGGCAACCATGTCCACTGTCTTGAGCATGGTCTGGTCAGCTTTCCCGTTGAGCGTACACCTTACGAAGTTCCCAGTCTGGCATTGATCGAGCAATCCTGTTCAGAACTGGTCACGCTGGCGGATAAAAAAGGCTGGACACAAATCGTCGTACCGCGACCGGGCTGTGGTGGCGGTGGATTGAGTTGGAATGATGTCGGCCCCATCGTTGAGCGTTATTTCGATGATCGGTTTACCATCATCAGCCTATAA
- a CDS encoding FKBP-type peptidyl-prolyl cis-trans isomerase yields MQTAQKGDKVSIHYIGTLDNGRIFDSTEGGDPLVFTIGAHEVFPILEEAVLGMSVGRAKNVVIPSDQAYGPRREENVVVFHRSKLPADMEPTVGQKMQIRLPNSNDEVIMLVTKVEGDEVTLDGNHFLAGLDLTFAIQLDKIERA; encoded by the coding sequence ATGCAAACTGCACAAAAAGGTGACAAAGTCAGTATTCACTATATTGGTACTCTGGATAATGGTCGCATTTTCGACAGCACGGAAGGGGGCGATCCTCTGGTGTTTACCATTGGTGCCCATGAGGTGTTTCCGATTCTTGAAGAAGCCGTCCTCGGCATGAGTGTTGGCCGGGCTAAAAATGTTGTGATCCCTTCGGATCAGGCTTATGGTCCGCGGCGGGAAGAAAATGTCGTGGTGTTTCATCGCAGTAAGCTCCCCGCCGACATGGAACCGACCGTCGGCCAGAAGATGCAGATTCGCCTGCCGAACTCCAATGACGAAGTCATTATGCTGGTGACTAAAGTCGAGGGCGATGAAGTGACCTTGGATGGTAATCACTTTCTGGCCGGCCTGGATCTGACCTTTGCCATTCAATTGGACAAGATTGAACGAGCGTGA
- the nifH gene encoding nitrogenase iron protein gives MAEKKMRQIAIYGKGGIGKSTTTQNTVAGLASLGKKVMIIGCDPKADSTRLILHSKAQETVMDKVRELGTVEDLELEDVLKWGYGDVKCVESGGPEPGVGCAGRGVITAINFLEEEGAYTDDLDFVFYDVLGDVVCGGFAMPIRENKAQEIYIVVSGEMMAMYAANNISKGIVKYAASGSVRLAGLICNSRNTDCEAELIEALAAKLGTQMIHFVPRDNQVQRAELRRMTVIEYSPDHKQANEYRTLAQKIADNTMFVVPTPLEMEELEDLLMEFGIMEVDDEENVGKAEGE, from the coding sequence ATGGCAGAGAAAAAAATGCGTCAGATTGCAATCTACGGTAAAGGCGGCATCGGTAAATCTACAACCACTCAGAACACGGTTGCCGGTCTTGCCAGCCTTGGTAAAAAAGTCATGATCATCGGTTGTGACCCGAAAGCTGACTCCACCCGCCTGATTCTGCACTCGAAAGCTCAGGAAACCGTTATGGATAAGGTTCGTGAGCTGGGTACTGTTGAGGACCTTGAGCTGGAAGATGTCTTGAAGTGGGGTTACGGCGACGTTAAATGTGTTGAATCCGGTGGCCCTGAGCCGGGTGTTGGTTGTGCTGGTCGTGGTGTTATCACCGCTATCAACTTCCTGGAAGAAGAAGGCGCATACACTGACGATCTCGACTTTGTTTTCTATGACGTACTCGGTGACGTTGTTTGCGGTGGTTTCGCCATGCCGATTCGTGAAAACAAAGCGCAAGAGATCTACATCGTTGTTTCCGGTGAGATGATGGCCATGTACGCAGCAAACAACATCTCCAAAGGTATCGTGAAATACGCAGCTTCCGGTAGTGTTCGCCTGGCTGGTCTGATTTGTAACAGCCGTAACACCGACTGCGAAGCTGAGCTGATCGAAGCTCTGGCTGCCAAACTCGGCACCCAAATGATCCACTTTGTTCCCCGTGACAACCAGGTACAACGCGCTGAGCTGCGTCGTATGACCGTTATCGAGTACTCTCCTGATCACAAACAGGCCAATGAGTACCGCACCTTGGCTCAAAAAATCGCTGACAACACCATGTTCGTTGTTCCGACTCCCCTGGAGATGGAAGAGCTTGAAGACCTGCTGATGGAATTCGGCATCATGGAAGTTGATGACGAAGAGAACGTTGGTAAAGCCGAAGGCGAATAA
- the nifD gene encoding nitrogenase molybdenum-iron protein alpha chain, with translation MAERKPIEGVTIEKTEKLIEDTLAFMPEKAAKKRRPHVGANEPSASPCAVKSNRKIVPGVMSQRGCAYAGAKGVVWGPIRDMVHVSHGPIGCGVYSWGTRRNLVQGIPGITSFPLDFTSDFQERDIVYGGDIKLEKLLREADELFPLNKGLSVLSECPVGLIGDDINAVTKKMEKELDKLVVPCNCEGFRGVSQSLGHHISNDSIRDFVIGKREFDEEPGPYDIALIGDYNIGGDVWAAKPILEEMGLNVKAIWTGDGEIEKIAATYQVKLNVIHCYRSMNYMCKVMEEKWGIPWIEYNFFGPTKIAESIRAIAERFDDTIKEKGEQVIAKYTPQAEAVIAQYKPRLDGKTAMLFVGGLRPRHTVGAYEDLGIQVTGTGYEFAHQDDYDRTAPEMAKGTIIYDDVSEFELEKYVEAMQPDLVGSGIKEKYVFQKSGIPFRQMHSWDYSGPYHGYEGFKIFARDIDMAINSPTWKLVKSPF, from the coding sequence ATGGCAGAGAGAAAACCTATTGAAGGTGTAACTATAGAAAAAACTGAGAAGCTGATCGAGGATACTCTGGCGTTTATGCCCGAGAAGGCTGCTAAGAAGCGTCGTCCTCACGTTGGCGCCAATGAGCCTTCCGCTTCTCCCTGTGCGGTTAAATCGAACCGTAAAATTGTTCCCGGTGTTATGAGCCAACGTGGTTGTGCTTACGCCGGTGCCAAGGGTGTTGTTTGGGGCCCGATCCGTGACATGGTTCACGTATCTCACGGCCCGATCGGTTGTGGTGTCTATAGCTGGGGTACCCGTCGTAACCTGGTTCAAGGTATCCCCGGTATTACTTCATTCCCTCTGGACTTCACTTCTGACTTCCAAGAGCGTGACATCGTTTATGGTGGTGATATCAAGCTGGAAAAACTGCTGCGTGAAGCCGATGAATTGTTCCCGCTGAACAAAGGTCTGTCGGTTTTGTCCGAGTGTCCGGTCGGTCTGATCGGTGACGACATCAACGCGGTCACCAAAAAAATGGAAAAAGAACTCGACAAACTGGTTGTCCCCTGTAACTGCGAAGGTTTCCGCGGCGTCAGCCAGTCACTGGGTCACCACATTTCCAATGATTCCATCCGTGACTTTGTTATCGGCAAGCGTGAGTTTGATGAAGAACCCGGTCCTTATGACATCGCCCTGATCGGTGACTACAACATCGGTGGTGACGTCTGGGCGGCCAAGCCGATTCTCGAAGAGATGGGCCTGAACGTTAAGGCGATCTGGACCGGTGACGGTGAGATCGAAAAGATCGCGGCAACCTACCAGGTGAAACTGAATGTTATCCACTGCTACCGTTCCATGAACTACATGTGTAAGGTGATGGAAGAGAAGTGGGGCATTCCCTGGATCGAGTACAACTTCTTCGGTCCGACCAAGATTGCCGAGAGTATTCGTGCCATTGCTGAGCGTTTTGATGACACCATCAAAGAAAAAGGCGAGCAGGTTATCGCAAAATATACCCCGCAAGCTGAAGCTGTCATTGCACAATACAAGCCTCGTCTCGACGGCAAAACCGCTATGCTGTTCGTCGGTGGCCTGCGTCCCCGCCATACCGTCGGTGCTTATGAGGATCTGGGCATTCAGGTCACGGGTACCGGTTACGAGTTTGCTCACCAGGACGATTATGACCGTACTGCTCCTGAGATGGCCAAAGGTACGATCATTTACGATGACGTCTCTGAATTCGAATTGGAAAAATACGTTGAAGCCATGCAACCTGATCTGGTTGGTAGTGGTATCAAGGAAAAGTATGTCTTCCAAAAATCCGGCATTCCTTTCCGCCAGATGCACAGTTGGGACTATTCCGGTCCTTACCACGGTTACGAAGGTTTCAAAATCTTTGCCCGTGACATTGACATGGCGATCAACAGCCCGACCTGGAAACTGGTCAAGTCCCCGTTCTAG
- the nifK gene encoding nitrogenase molybdenum-iron protein subunit beta, whose amino-acid sequence MTENAVKVKKITTHTPEEIERVVEWTKTEEYKEKNFAREALVVNPAHACQPLGAQMVASGFQDTLPFVHGSQGCASYFRSTFTRHFREPSAATCDAMTEDGAVFGGQNNLFEGLENAYTLYKPKMMAVYTTCMPEVIGDDLTAFIKNAKAAGHVPEELPIPYANTPSFNGTHLHGFDSMLKSILEYLTKDQKVEDKCTGKLNLIPGFDGNIGNLREYQRILDLFGIPFVMMPDISEVFDSGCDGEYKMYPGGTPLEDAAESINGKVTMSLQKWTTTQTMRFVKSEFSGVHETMPMPMGIEKTDAFIMKLSELFDKPIPDQLRKERARAVDAMTDGHQYIHGKKFAVYGDPDYLLGLVSFLLEMGAHPHHIVCSRSNKKFKKEMDALLETSEYGAGCTVHINRDLWHLRSLIFTDPVDGIIGDTHGKFVARDTGLPLFRVGFPIIDRINLHRSPIVGYQGVINLMSMICNKFLDIQDETCEDQWFEMMR is encoded by the coding sequence ATGACTGAAAACGCAGTTAAAGTTAAAAAGATAACAACCCACACACCCGAAGAAATTGAGCGGGTCGTCGAGTGGACCAAAACAGAAGAGTACAAAGAGAAAAACTTTGCCCGTGAAGCGCTGGTGGTTAACCCGGCTCACGCCTGTCAACCTCTGGGTGCACAGATGGTGGCCAGCGGTTTCCAGGACACCCTGCCGTTTGTCCACGGTTCACAAGGTTGCGCTTCTTACTTCCGCAGTACTTTTACCCGTCACTTCCGTGAGCCTTCCGCAGCCACCTGTGATGCGATGACCGAGGACGGCGCGGTATTCGGTGGTCAGAACAACCTGTTTGAAGGTCTGGAAAACGCCTACACGCTGTACAAGCCGAAAATGATGGCGGTTTATACCACCTGTATGCCTGAGGTTATCGGTGATGACCTGACAGCCTTTATTAAAAATGCCAAGGCCGCAGGTCATGTGCCTGAAGAATTGCCGATTCCTTATGCCAATACGCCGAGCTTCAACGGGACGCATCTGCATGGTTTCGACTCCATGCTCAAGAGCATTCTCGAGTATTTGACCAAGGATCAAAAGGTAGAAGACAAGTGCACCGGCAAACTGAACCTGATTCCTGGTTTTGACGGCAATATTGGTAACCTGCGTGAATATCAGCGTATTCTCGATCTGTTCGGCATCCCGTTTGTCATGATGCCGGATATTTCCGAAGTGTTTGACTCCGGTTGTGACGGTGAATACAAAATGTATCCCGGTGGTACTCCTCTGGAAGACGCCGCAGAATCCATCAATGGCAAGGTGACCATGTCTTTGCAGAAATGGACGACGACGCAGACCATGCGCTTTGTTAAATCAGAGTTCTCCGGCGTGCATGAAACCATGCCGATGCCGATGGGCATTGAGAAGACCGATGCGTTCATCATGAAGCTCAGCGAGCTGTTCGACAAGCCGATTCCCGATCAGCTGAGAAAAGAGCGTGCCCGTGCCGTTGACGCAATGACCGACGGTCACCAGTATATCCACGGCAAAAAGTTCGCTGTCTACGGCGATCCGGACTACCTGCTGGGTCTTGTTTCCTTCCTGTTGGAGATGGGTGCCCATCCGCACCACATCGTCTGCTCCCGCAGCAACAAGAAGTTCAAGAAGGAGATGGACGCACTGCTTGAGACATCTGAGTACGGCGCTGGCTGCACGGTTCACATCAACCGTGACCTGTGGCACCTGCGCAGCCTGATCTTTACCGATCCTGTTGATGGGATCATCGGTGACACTCATGGTAAATTTGTCGCTCGTGATACCGGGCTGCCCCTGTTCCGTGTTGGATTCCCGATCATTGACCGTATCAACCTGCACCGCAGTCCCATTGTCGGTTACCAGGGTGTTATTAACCTGATGTCCATGATCTGCAACAAATTCCTCGATATTCAAGACGAGACTTGTGAAGACCAGTGGTTTGAGATGATGCGTTAA
- the nifX gene encoding nitrogen fixation protein NifX: MKVAFASTDKIHVNEHFGRAQEFYIWDVAADDAALNAVVQVKQEGNDEAERIEARCSGVADCSLVYVAQIGGPAAARLVAKKVHPIKIKDEATITETVEKLQEVLRNNPPPWLRKAMMKGERPSFSER; this comes from the coding sequence ATGAAAGTCGCCTTCGCAAGTACGGATAAAATTCATGTCAATGAACATTTCGGTCGCGCCCAGGAGTTCTATATCTGGGATGTCGCTGCCGATGACGCCGCACTCAATGCGGTGGTTCAGGTCAAGCAGGAGGGCAATGACGAAGCCGAACGGATTGAAGCACGGTGTTCCGGTGTTGCAGATTGTTCACTCGTCTATGTGGCTCAAATTGGCGGACCTGCGGCTGCTCGCCTGGTGGCGAAAAAAGTTCACCCCATCAAGATTAAAGATGAAGCAACGATTACGGAAACCGTTGAGAAGTTGCAGGAAGTTTTGCGGAACAATCCTCCGCCCTGGCTGCGTAAAGCGATGATGAAAGGGGAGCGTCCCAGCTTTAGCGAACGTTAG
- the fdxB gene encoding ferredoxin III, nif-specific, translated as MAYLTGKTKGGKDWTPNFVQSIDPEKCIGCGRCFKACSRKVLGPEDFYDEETDTERMVMTIVNDDNCIGCMGCIVTCPKKCFTVAPLEI; from the coding sequence ATGGCGTATTTGACTGGTAAAACCAAAGGTGGCAAGGATTGGACTCCCAACTTTGTACAGAGTATTGATCCTGAAAAATGTATCGGCTGTGGCCGCTGCTTTAAAGCCTGCTCTCGTAAAGTTCTTGGTCCTGAGGACTTTTATGATGAGGAAACCGATACCGAACGCATGGTCATGACGATTGTTAACGATGACAACTGTATTGGTTGCATGGGCTGCATCGTCACCTGCCCGAAAAAATGTTTCACCGTGGCACCGTTGGAAATCTGA
- a CDS encoding radical SAM protein, with protein MALSKKRRQHWIAANQREYSHNYPLLRFLSADEYAQSDQLRQELLGSLATSALTGCCGTKLDMNHLSPGCRICADGNWSCLFINGRCNCNCFYCPTSQHDIGQPTTNSIEFRLAEDYVHYLQRFGFRGASFSGGEPLLTFERTLHFLKTIKCHMPSDFHTWLYTNGSLLTDDMVGQLAAAGLDEIRFDIGATNYALTGLKKVGSAIPTVTVEIPAVPEEIERLKALLPVLVDHGVRHLNLHQLRLTPYNFPKMVQRSYRFLHGEKVTVLDSELAALELMDYTHRQKIHLPINYCSFVYKHRFQAQAARLRNGQFMVKNYECLTENGYIRTLTLVGSLSRLQQLSRRFNENGCDATLWSLVESRERLHVHPSLWPLVDYDDLEVVVDYALARQLPHVTYRNPFTHIELSSRQNIVIERGRAREEIVLSAAQAEVFVQKFLCHDHFQNDGGQESDDIWADIVAYEAIPQGLQDYY; from the coding sequence ATGGCGTTATCGAAGAAGCGGCGGCAACATTGGATTGCAGCCAACCAGCGGGAATATTCCCACAATTATCCCTTACTGCGTTTTTTGTCCGCTGACGAGTACGCTCAATCCGACCAGTTGCGCCAGGAACTGCTGGGTTCATTGGCCACCTCAGCCCTGACCGGCTGCTGTGGAACCAAGCTTGATATGAACCACTTATCGCCAGGATGCCGTATTTGTGCCGATGGAAACTGGTCCTGTCTATTTATTAATGGCCGCTGCAATTGTAATTGCTTCTATTGTCCAACGTCGCAGCACGACATCGGTCAGCCGACAACAAACAGCATTGAGTTTCGTCTCGCCGAGGATTATGTGCATTATCTGCAACGGTTCGGTTTTCGCGGGGCCAGTTTCAGTGGTGGCGAACCCTTGTTGACCTTTGAGAGAACCTTGCATTTTCTCAAAACGATTAAATGTCATATGCCGAGTGATTTTCACACCTGGCTGTATACCAACGGATCCTTGCTGACGGATGACATGGTCGGCCAGCTTGCCGCGGCGGGTCTGGATGAGATCCGTTTTGATATCGGTGCGACCAATTATGCGTTGACCGGGCTGAAGAAGGTGGGCAGCGCTATTCCGACAGTGACGGTCGAGATTCCTGCGGTACCGGAAGAAATCGAACGCCTGAAGGCTTTGTTGCCGGTTCTGGTGGATCATGGCGTCCGCCACCTCAATCTGCATCAGTTGCGGTTGACGCCGTATAATTTCCCGAAAATGGTCCAACGCAGTTACCGTTTTCTCCATGGCGAGAAGGTGACGGTGCTCGATTCGGAGCTCGCGGCATTGGAACTGATGGATTATACCCATCGACAAAAGATCCATCTGCCGATTAACTATTGTTCTTTTGTGTATAAGCATCGTTTTCAGGCTCAGGCGGCCCGTTTGCGTAATGGCCAGTTCATGGTCAAGAACTATGAATGCCTGACGGAGAATGGTTACATCCGCACCTTGACATTAGTCGGTTCTCTGTCACGGCTGCAACAGTTAAGCCGTCGTTTCAATGAGAATGGTTGCGATGCAACGTTATGGAGTCTGGTGGAATCACGTGAACGGCTGCATGTTCATCCCAGCCTGTGGCCGCTGGTCGATTATGACGATCTGGAGGTTGTTGTTGATTACGCTTTAGCCCGCCAACTGCCCCATGTTACGTACCGCAATCCATTTACTCACATTGAATTGAGCTCTCGTCAGAACATTGTCATTGAGCGGGGCAGGGCACGGGAGGAGATCGTCTTAAGCGCCGCGCAGGCAGAGGTTTTTGTGCAGAAATTTCTGTGCCACGATCATTTCCAGAACGATGGCGGGCAAGAGAGCGATGATATCTGGGCCGATATCGTGGCCTATGAAGCGATTCCACAAGGGCTTCAGGATTATTATTGA